The following are encoded in a window of Phaseolus vulgaris cultivar G19833 chromosome 3, P. vulgaris v2.0, whole genome shotgun sequence genomic DNA:
- the LOC137807177 gene encoding 12-oxophytodienoate reductase 3-like yields MAENSSLFSPYSMAKFNLSHRVVLAPMTRCRALKEIPNAALAEYYTQRSTPGGLLITEGTSISPTAPGFPHVPGIYSDEQVDAWRDIVDAVHDKGSIIFCQLWHVGRASHPVYQPGEAPPISSTSKPLSARWRILLPDGSYGVYPEPRALSTSEIPEIVQHYREAAINAIRAGFDGIEIHGAHGYLIDQFLKDGINDRTDEYGGSLANRCRFLMQVVQAVVSAIGAERVAVRISPAIDHLDAIDSDPLGLGLAVVERLNNFQKELGRKITYLHVTQPRYTAYGQTESGRPGSEDEEAHLMQNLRKAYEGTFMCSGGFTRKLGMEAVAEGHADLVSYGRLFISNPDLVLRLKLNAPLTKYNRKTFYTQDPVIGYTDYPFMSKESEAKDPRARL; encoded by the exons ATGGCAGAAAACTCCTCCCTATTTTCTCCTTACAGCATGGCCAAATTCAACCTCTCTCACAG GGTAGTATTGGCTCCCATGACCAGATGCAGAGCGTTGAAGGAGATTCCAAACGCAGCACTTGCTGAGTACTACACTCAAAGATCAACACCAGGTGGACTTCTCATCACCGAAGGCACCTCGATCTCCCCCACTGCTCCTGG GTTTCCCCATGTGCCTGGGATATATTCAGATGAACAAGTGGATGCATGGAGAGATATAGTGGATGCTGTGCATGACAAAGGCAGCATTATCTTCTGTCAACTTTGGCATGTTGGTCGTGCGTCTCATCCAG TGTATCAGCCTGGTGAGGCTCCACCCATTTCGTCCACCTCCAAGCCCCTATCGGCGAGGTGGAGGATTCTCCTTCCCGATGGGTCCTATGGCGTTTACCCAGAGCCTCGTGCACTTAGCACTTCTGAGATACCTGAAATTGTGCAGCATTATCGCGAAGCAGCAATTAATGCAATTCGAGCAG GTTTTGATGGAATTGAGATTCACGGGGCACATGGATATCTCATTGATCAATTCTTAAAGGATGGAATCAATGATCGAACTGATGAATATGGCGGATCACTAGCAAACCGGTGCAGGTTCCTAATGCAGGTGGTTCAAGCTGTTGTTTCTGCCATTGGGGCAGAAAGGGTTGCTGTCAGAATTTCGCCTGCCATTGATCACCTTGATGCCATTGACTCTGACCCACTTGGACTGGGCTTAGCAGTGGTTGAGAGACTCAACAATTTCCAGAAAGAGCTGGGCAGAAAAATCACTTATCTTCATGTTACTCAGCCTCGATACACAGCTTATGGGCAAACTGAGTCAGGTAGACCTGGCAGTGAAGATGAGGAAGCTCATTTGATGCAGAACTTGAGAAAGGCTTATGAGGGAACATTCATGTGTAGTGGTGGTTTTACTAGGAAGTTAGGAATGGAAGCTGTAGCTGAAGGCCATGCTGACTTAGTATCCTATGGTCGTCTTTTCATTTCCAATCCAGACTTGGTTTTAAGGCTCAAGCTTAATGCACCTCTAACCAAGTATAACAGGAAGACGTTTTACACTCAGGATCCTGTTATAGGATACACAGATTATCCTTTCATGAGCAAAGAAAGTGAAGCAAAGGACCCAAGGGCACGCCTTTAA